A single genomic interval of Lathyrus oleraceus cultivar Zhongwan6 chromosome 7, CAAS_Psat_ZW6_1.0, whole genome shotgun sequence harbors:
- the LOC127104070 gene encoding uncharacterized protein LOC127104070 gives MDHLEQNQAAMREDMTTMKAQIGQLVEALQALAKGQEEMRQANLRASAANPAVVTIPLNPPGGAGTLVVAQPPPERDPVYQNTNQTFNIPANGRFQPEIDEQQDAFFTTKVDSVYEAFGPSPADIERRFQMMEERFKTMQGPDTFGLDAADMCLVPDVKIPPKFKVPSFEKYQGVTCPKTHIRAFCRKMVAHSSDDKLLIHFFQDSLSGASLEWYMQLERTHIRTWRELVEAFLKHYQYNSDMAPNRTQLQSLSQKPDESFKEYGQRWRDLAARVQPHLLERELINMFVDTLQGPYFEKMIRSTTSGFSDLVIVGERIENGLKIGKIQDTSTVASGAKKPHFGFSKNKEGETNAIAQGGDGGYQMSYYPVAAVTPNPYTQPVYVIQTGPPAM, from the coding sequence ATGGATCATTTGGAGCAGAATCAAGCTGCTATGAGGGAGGATATGACCACTATGAAGGCTCAGATAGGTCAGCTCGTTGAAGCCCTACAAGCTCTGGCTAAGGGACAAGAGGAGATGCGTCAGGCTAATCTGAGAGCCTCTGCTGCCAACCCTGCTGTTGTGACTATACCGTTGAATCCACCAGGAGGAGCTGGTACGCTTGTTGTAGCTCAGCCACCTCCCGAAAGAGATCCGGTGTATCAAAATACTAATCAGACGTTCAATATCCCCGCCAATGGGAGATTCCAACCTGAGATTGACGAACAGCAGGATGCTTTCTTCACTACAAAGGTTGACTCAGTCTATGAAGCTTTTGGTCCTTCTCCTGCTGACATCGAAAGGAGATTTCAAATGATGGAGGAGAGATTCAAAACGATGCAAGGTCCTGATACCTTTGGGTTAGATGCTGCTGACATGTGCCTAGTGCCAGACGTGAAAATTCCTCCCAAGTTCAAAGTCCCGAGCTTTGAAAAATATCAAGGGGTCACTTGTCCAAAGACCCATATCCGAGCTTTCTGCAGAAAGATGGTTGCCCATTCTAGTGACGATAAACTCTTAATTCactttttccaggacagtctTAGTGGAGCTTCTCTGGAATGGTATATGCAGCTCGAGCGCACGCATATACGAACCTGGAGGGAACTTGTTGAAGCCTTCTTGAAGCATTATCAGTACAATTCAGACATGGCGCCCAATCGGACTCAGCTCCAAAGCCTTTCTCAAAAGCCGGATGAATCGTTCAAAGAGTACGGTCAACGATGGAGAGACCTGGCTGCCAGGGTTCAACCCCATCTTCTTGAAAGAGAGCTGATAAACATGTTCGTGGACACCCTTCAAGGGCCGtattttgaaaaaatgattaGGAGTACCACCTCGGGATTCTCAGACTTGGTCATTGTCGGCGAGCGAATCGAGAACGGCTTGAAGATCGGTAAGATACAAGATACATCAACCGTGGCTAGTGGAGCAAAGAAGCCTCATTTCGGATTCTCAAAGAATAAGGAAGGAGAGACCAATGCAATCGCTCAAGGGGGAGATGGAGGTTACCAAATGTCATACTATCCAGTGGCAGCAGTAACACCTAACCCATATACGCAGCCAGTGTATGTCATTCAAACTGGTCCTCCAGCGATGTAA